One genomic window of Solanum dulcamara chromosome 10, daSolDulc1.2, whole genome shotgun sequence includes the following:
- the LOC129871106 gene encoding uncharacterized protein LOC129871106, producing the protein MISAISWVPKGVAKSVPAEAEPPSKEEIEQILKSGLLDKREDSDDEEAEEDMNVDESKENEDDEIAHALAAADALGKATQVSSVGTDDITDGLKELDMDNYDDEEDGIELFGSGLKDLYYANNDMDPYLKDKDNDSEEDDDMIIRPDDSVIVCASNDDDVSHLEIMILEDLSDGETNMYVHHALIIPAFPLCTAWLDCPIKGGERGNFIAVGSMEPAIEIWDIDLIDEVQPSVILGGIADIKRKGKKKSIKYKKDSHTDAVLGLSWNKEYRNILASASADHSVRVWDVTTQACNLTLKDHTDKVQAVAWNPFAPQILLSGSFDHTVCLKDGRKPSHSGFKFSVGADVESLAWDPHSEHSFVVSLANGTVTSFDIRAASSASTSETKPSFTIHAHDKEASSLCFNPLVPNLLATGSVDKMVKLWDLTNNQPSCIASRNPKAGAVFSVSFSDDCPFFLAIGGSKGKLQLWDISSEDAVLKKYGKYVAQKKLSPKS; encoded by the exons ATGATATCAGCTATTTCATGGGTTCCCAAAGGAGTTGCAAAGTCTGTACCAGCTGAGGCTGAACCACCTTCAAAGGAGGAAATTGAACAGATTTTGAAAAGTGGTCTTCTTGATAAACG TGAAGATAGTGATGATgaggaagctgaagaagatatgaatgTTGATGAATCCAAGGAAAATGAGGATGATGAAATTGCTCATGCATTAGCTGCTGCTGATGCACTTGGAAAGGCTACACAAGTTTCTTCTGTAGGAACTGATGACATAACAGATGGTTTAAAGGAATTGGACATGGACAACTATGACGATGAGGAGGATG GAATTGAGCTTTTTGGTTCAGGACTCAAAGACTTGTACTATGCAAATAATGACATGGACCCATATCTCAAGGATAAG GATAATGACTCTGAAGAGGATGATGACATGATAATAAGACCTGATGATTCTGTTATAGTTTGTGCAAGCAATGATGATGATGTCAGTCATCTAGAG ATAATGATTTTGGAAGATCTATCAGATGGTGAAACAAACATGTATGTTCATCATGCTCTTATTATACCTGCCTTTCCTCTCTGCACAGCATGGCTCGATTGCCCTATTAAAGGCGGGGAGAGAG GTAACTTCATAGCCGTGGGTTCAATGGAACCGGCAATTGAAATTTGGGACATTGACTTA ATAGATGAGGTGCAACCATCTGTTATTTTAGGTGGCATTGCTGATATAAAGAGAAAGGGGAAAAAG AAATCTATCAAATACAAAAAGGATAGCCACACTGATGCAGTACTTGGTCTTTCTTGGAACAAGGAATATAG GAATATACTTGCTAGTGCTAGTGCTGATCATTCAGTCAGGGTTTGGGATGTGACTACCCAAGCCTGTAATCTCACTTTGAAGGACCATACTGACAAG GTTCAAGCAGTTGCATGGAATCCATTTGCTCCACAGATTCTTCTGAGCGGGTCATTCGATCATACTGTTTGCTTG AAGGATGGGAGGAAACCCTCTCACAGTGGATTTAAGTTTTCAGTTGGCGCTGATGTTGAAAGCTTGGCTTGGGATCCACATTCGGAGCATTCATTTGTG GTCAGCTTGGCAAACGGTACAGTTACTAGTTTTGATATCCGTGCTGCTAGTTCTGCTTCTACTTCCGAGACAAAGCCAAGTTTCACCATCCATGCTCATGATAAAGAAGCGTCCTCGTTGTGCTTTAATCCTCTAGTCCCAAAT CTTCTTGCAACTGGCTCCGTGGACAAGATG GTTAAATTATGGGATTTGACCAACAATCAGCCTTCTTGTATCGCATCTAGGAATCCGAAAGCT gGAGCCGTCTTCTCTGTATCCTTCTCAGATGATTGCCCCTTTTTTCTCGCTATTGGTGGCTCTAAAGGAAAGTTGCAG CTATGGGATATTTCGTCTGAAGATGCCGTGTTGAAGAAATATGGGAAGTACGTTGCACAAAAAAAGCTGTCGCCCAAATCATAA